The window GCGACATCCAGGCCTGGGAGTACGTGCCGCTCGGCCCGTTCCTCGGCAAGTCGTTCGCCACGTCCGTCGGCGCGTGGATCACCCCGCTGGAGGCGTTCACCGCCGCGCGGATCCCGGTGCCGGACCCGGGTCACCCCCGGCAGGAGTACCTCGTCGAAGACCGGCCGTGGGGCTTGGACGTGTCGCTGACCGTGGAGTGGAACGGCACCGTCGTCTCCCGCCCGGAGTTCGCGGGCATGGCGTTCTCCTGCGCGCAGCAGCTCGCCCACATGACCGTCAACGGCGCGACCGTGCGGCCGGGCGACCTGTTCGCCTCGGGCACCATCTCCGGCCCGGAGAAGCACCAGCGCGGCTCGTTCCTGGAGCTGTGTTGGGGCGGCAAGGAGCCGATCACCCTCGACGACGGCAGCGAGCGCACCTTCCTTCAGGACGGCGACACCGTGGTCATCACCGCGACCGCGCCCGGCCCGGAGGGTTCGGTGGTCGGCCTGTCCGAGGTCACCGGCACCGTGCAGGCGGCCAACTGATGCCCGGCATCCGGTCGACCGGTCCGATAGCCCGCCAGGCGAACCCGGCGGGCAAGGAGAGTTCGCTGACCCTCGACCGGGGCCTGGCGCTGCTGCAGGCGGTGGCCGACTCCGACACGGAGGCGCCGACGATCAGCGACCTGGCGACGGCCATCGGCGCCAGCCGGGCGGCCATCTACCGGCTGCTGGTGCCGCTGCAGGCGCGCGGGCTGGTCCGGCGGGAGGGGTCTCGGGTCCGGTTGGGCCTGGGACTGCTGCAGCTGGCGGCGAAGGTGGCTCCGCAGTTGCGGATCGCTGCTCTGCCCGCGTTGCGGGCGTTGGCTGAGCAGGTGGGGGCTACGGCTCACCTGACTGTGGCTGACGGGGATGAGGCTCAGGCGGTGGCCGTTGTCGAGCCTTCGTGGACTGCGTATCACGTGGCTTATCGCGTGGGGACCCGTCATGCGCTGCACAAGGGTGCTTCGGGGAAGGCGATCGGGCTTCGGTCGGATGAGCAGGGGTGGATTGGGACTACCGGGGAGTTGCAGCATGGGGCGCATGGGATTGCCGCGCCGGTGTTGGGGGTTCCTGGGTTGCGGGCGAGCGTTGGGGTTGTGACGTTTGAGCCGCTTGACGGCTCGACCGTCGGACCCAAAGTGATCGCCGCTGCCGCTGCTGTGGCGGAGGCGCTGAAGTAATCGCGTAGCCTCCGGGTTCATTCCTGGGGAGGCTTTCGTGCGTCGTGTTGTGTATTCGCTCGCCCTTGTGCTGTTGGTGACGGCCTGCGGGTCGCCACCCGCTGCCGCGCCCGCGCGGTCCTCGTCGACGACCGCGAAGCCGACGGCGACGAAGTTCGTCCATCCGGCGGGCTCGGCCGTCCCCGGCACGAAGGCCAAGTTCGGTGAACCGGTCGTGCTCGCCATCCGCTCGGTGGGTGAGGTGGGCCTGGTCTCGGTGACCGTCACGGCGGAGAAACAACCTGCCTCGGCGCTGGCGGACTACGTGAACGAAGACGGCTCGAAGATCAAGAACGAGTCGGTGCACTTCGTCCGGCTGGCGTTCCGCAACGAGAGCGACGTCGACATGTCAGCCCTGGACCCGGTGTTCTTCAAGATCACACTCTCCGATGGGAAAGTCCGGCACCGGGACTCGATCATCGAGCCGCCGCTGCCCAAGTGCGCGGTCAAGCAGGTCGCCCCGCAGAAGCTGATGACCAAGGGATCGACCTTCGAGCTCTGCTACGGGCACGTCATGGCCGACGGCGTTTCCGTGGCCGAGATCGACTACCACGGCCACCATTACTCCGAGAAGCCCGTCGTCTGGTCGTAGCTCACCCAAAGATGGCCTGGTAGGCCGCGACCAGCGCGAACCCGGCGAACACCAGGCCCGCCACCCGCTGGATCAGGTGCGGCTTGATCCGCTCGGCGATCTTGCTGCCCACCAGCACCGCGATTCCCGCGACCGACACCAGCGCCACCCATGCGCCCAGTCCCACCCACACCGGTTCCGCGTAGCGCGCGCTCAATGCGGCCGTGGCGATTTGGGAGGCGTCACCCCATTCGGCGGCGAACAGGACGCCGAAGGAGGTCAGAGCCGCACGCCAGAACGACACCGGGACGTTCGGTCCCGTCTCG is drawn from Actinokineospora alba and contains these coding sequences:
- a CDS encoding helix-turn-helix domain-containing protein; amino-acid sequence: MPGIRSTGPIARQANPAGKESSLTLDRGLALLQAVADSDTEAPTISDLATAIGASRAAIYRLLVPLQARGLVRREGSRVRLGLGLLQLAAKVAPQLRIAALPALRALAEQVGATAHLTVADGDEAQAVAVVEPSWTAYHVAYRVGTRHALHKGASGKAIGLRSDEQGWIGTTGELQHGAHGIAAPVLGVPGLRASVGVVTFEPLDGSTVGPKVIAAAAAVAEALK
- a CDS encoding TMEM165/GDT1 family protein, encoding MIAFAAAFGLVFVVELPDKTLVATLILTTRYRAWPVFLGVSAAFAVQVVIAAAFGGVLTLLPDRVVAAVVAALFGIGAALLLREGFSNQDDDGLDETGPNVPVSFWRAALTSFGVLFAAEWGDASQIATAALSARYAEPVWVGLGAWVALVSVAGIAVLVGSKIAERIKPHLIQRVAGLVFAGFALVAAYQAIFG